In Aphanothece sacrum FPU1, a single window of DNA contains:
- a CDS encoding serine/threonine phosphatase has translation MFASALLLLIRRIMLVCPQCQLENANHYKFCQQCGTSLTHQICHKCTKSVPLNTATCPECEALIGTIWQAILAQTIDDPQNNTSVEEIPSSQQLTLYGDYLDAGQKYQLWTQNKETALQTIALTDTQKLYRGQVVDCQPLQKSVLKVLLTQSPNLTSSPQNESSSSIWQQIGLPNLALPYLSFPDLYPIIPEVHDAWIEEETEVILLPDRTHWQVLSTLLIEESLPILQIIYWFKQMVTLWKSLATVNCRQSLLIDDNLRVDEDQMFGIGQLYPDIPHKPPALKNLGKLWQKWLTQTKYPPGTSLMTLVTKVAQGEIENLTDLRLELQDLATEQQGISEDNPTQEGASSDVPQNLPQDNLSILPDFSEDLLDMSSDEPLTIGERGHDLPTAVLPLELLSLDEAGCTDKGRQRHHNEDYFGINTEVHKQETNQGKNLEGRGLYIVCDGMGGHAAGEVASKMAVESLQEFFAKHWTEDFPTQETILQGILLANQSLYDVNQKNSSSGSGRMGTTLVLVSVKDTQVAIAHVGDSRVYRLSRKGGLEQLTVDHEVGQKAIQRGIDPEIAYGRPDAYQLTQALGPHDNNYVQPDIRFLELYEDTLLLLCSDGLSDNDLIEDHWQTYLSPLLSSSQNLEQGLHKLIEFANRYNGHDNITAVLVRVKVRPQSSFNDW, from the coding sequence ATGTTTGCGTCTGCTTTATTATTACTGATTAGACGAATTATGCTGGTTTGTCCCCAATGTCAATTAGAAAATGCCAATCATTATAAATTTTGTCAACAATGTGGAACCTCGTTGACTCATCAGATTTGTCATAAATGCACTAAAAGTGTTCCCTTAAATACGGCCACTTGTCCCGAATGTGAGGCCTTAATTGGGACAATCTGGCAGGCCATCCTAGCACAAACCATTGATGATCCCCAAAATAATACCTCAGTCGAAGAAATCCCTTCATCTCAACAACTAACTCTCTATGGAGACTACTTAGATGCCGGACAAAAGTATCAACTATGGACACAGAACAAAGAGACTGCCTTACAAACCATAGCACTCACTGATACCCAAAAATTGTATCGGGGACAAGTGGTTGATTGTCAACCCCTGCAAAAATCCGTCCTCAAGGTTTTATTAACCCAATCGCCTAATTTGACCTCATCTCCTCAAAATGAGTCTTCTAGCTCTATCTGGCAACAAATAGGGCTGCCTAACTTAGCCTTACCTTATCTTAGTTTTCCTGACTTATACCCCATAATTCCCGAAGTCCACGACGCTTGGATTGAAGAAGAAACAGAAGTCATTTTATTGCCTGATCGCACCCATTGGCAAGTCCTCTCAACCTTACTCATCGAAGAATCTTTACCCATCCTTCAGATTATCTACTGGTTTAAGCAGATGGTGACTCTTTGGAAATCCCTTGCTACCGTCAACTGTCGTCAAAGTCTGCTGATCGATGATAACTTACGAGTGGATGAGGATCAAATGTTTGGCATAGGGCAACTTTATCCCGATATTCCTCATAAACCACCCGCTTTAAAAAATTTAGGCAAATTATGGCAAAAATGGTTGACTCAAACTAAATATCCCCCTGGGACTTCTTTAATGACTCTCGTGACTAAAGTCGCTCAAGGAGAGATTGAAAACCTAACCGACTTGCGATTAGAATTGCAAGATTTAGCCACCGAACAACAAGGTATTTCAGAAGATAACCCCACCCAAGAAGGAGCATCTTCTGATGTACCCCAAAATTTGCCTCAGGATAATCTCTCAATTTTACCAGATTTCTCCGAAGATTTACTGGATATGAGTTCGGACGAACCTCTGACCATTGGTGAACGGGGTCATGACTTACCCACGGCCGTTCTTCCCCTGGAATTGCTCAGTCTCGATGAGGCTGGATGTACTGATAAAGGTCGTCAACGTCATCACAATGAAGACTATTTTGGGATTAATACGGAAGTACATAAACAAGAGACTAATCAGGGGAAAAACCTGGAAGGTCGCGGCTTATATATTGTCTGTGATGGAATGGGAGGTCATGCGGCCGGAGAGGTGGCCAGTAAAATGGCCGTGGAAAGTTTACAAGAATTTTTTGCCAAGCATTGGACAGAAGATTTCCCGACCCAAGAAACCATCTTACAGGGGATTTTATTGGCCAATCAAAGTCTTTATGATGTTAATCAAAAAAACTCCAGTTCTGGTAGTGGCCGCATGGGAACCACCCTGGTTTTGGTGTCTGTCAAAGATACTCAAGTAGCGATCGCTCATGTAGGAGACAGTCGGGTTTACCGTCTGAGTCGCAAAGGGGGACTCGAACAGCTAACAGTCGATCATGAGGTGGGTCAAAAAGCCATTCAACGCGGTATTGACCCAGAAATTGCCTATGGGCGACCTGATGCTTATCAATTAACTCAGGCCTTGGGACCTCATGATAACAATTATGTGCAACCGGATATCCGCTTTCTGGAACTTTATGAAGACACCCTATTGTTATTGTGTTCTGACGGACTCTCGGATAATGATCTGATCGAAGATCATTGGCAGACTTATTTATCGCCCTTGTTGAGTTCTAGCCAAAATTTAGAACAGGGACTCCATAAACTCATAGAATTTGCCAATCGTTACAATGGCCATGATAACATTACGGCGGTTTTAGTTAGGGTTAAAGTGCGACCCCAAAGCAGCTTTAATGACTGGTAA
- the thrB gene encoding homoserine kinase produces the protein MSTVNVSVPATTANLGPGFDCIGAALTCYNQFQFALTEDTLNPLKITVTGAESHRVSIDQTNLIYQAFVNFYQHLDKSPPSIAINIELGIPLSRGLGSSATAIVGGLVGANELAGQALSIEEVMELAIAIEGHPDNVVPALLGHCQLSVGERGNWQICQVPWHQDLIPVVGIPNFELSTQEARGVLPKQLSRADAIFNIAHMGLLIRALETANTDWLAMALEDKLHQPYRQSLIPGYEAVKQAAIAAGAYGMVISGAGPTLLAITSPKQATEVIKGMETAWQSLDIIAQVRSLSLDTQGARIFY, from the coding sequence ATGTCTACTGTTAATGTTTCCGTTCCAGCGACTACCGCTAATTTAGGACCAGGTTTTGACTGTATTGGAGCAGCCTTAACCTGCTATAATCAATTTCAGTTTGCCCTCACAGAAGATACCCTAAACCCCCTCAAAATTACGGTAACAGGAGCAGAATCTCATCGGGTGAGCATCGACCAAACTAACCTCATTTATCAAGCTTTTGTTAATTTTTATCAACATCTTGACAAAAGTCCCCCTAGTATTGCTATTAATATAGAGTTGGGGATTCCCTTATCCAGAGGTTTAGGCAGTTCCGCCACTGCCATTGTGGGGGGATTAGTCGGGGCCAACGAATTAGCAGGACAGGCCCTATCCATCGAGGAAGTGATGGAATTAGCGATCGCCATAGAAGGACATCCCGATAACGTTGTCCCTGCTTTATTGGGTCATTGTCAATTATCTGTAGGAGAGAGGGGAAACTGGCAAATTTGTCAAGTACCTTGGCATCAGGATTTGATTCCGGTGGTAGGCATTCCTAATTTTGAACTATCCACCCAAGAAGCGCGGGGGGTCTTACCGAAACAATTGAGCCGTGCCGATGCTATTTTCAATATAGCCCACATGGGGTTACTGATCAGAGCCTTAGAAACAGCCAATACAGACTGGTTAGCCATGGCCCTAGAAGACAAATTGCATCAACCTTACCGTCAAAGTTTAATTCCAGGATATGAAGCTGTCAAACAAGCAGCGATCGCGGCTGGAGCTTATGGTATGGTCATTAGTGGGGCTGGCCCGACCTTATTAGCGATTACATCCCCTAAGCAGGCCACAGAAGTGATCAAAGGAATGGAAACAGCCTGGCAGTCATTAGACATTATAGCACAAGTGAGATCTCTTTCTCTAGATACCCAAGGAGCCAGAATCTTTTATTAA
- the hisG gene encoding ATP phosphoribosyltransferase encodes MITIALPKGALLSDSIQLFQKIGLDFSAFLDPKNRQLQISDPTQTATALLVRATDVPVYVEYGQAQLGIVGYDLLLEKKPVVANLVDLKFGSCRMSVAVPKTSPYQRPVDLPPHGKVASKFVNCAKEYFRSLDLPVEIIPLYGSVELGPITGMSEAIVDLVSTGKTLRENGLIEIDTLFESTSRLIAHPLSYRLNLDNLNNWVEKVRTSVINQP; translated from the coding sequence ATGATTACTATTGCATTACCAAAAGGCGCGCTTTTATCAGATTCAATTCAACTTTTTCAAAAAATTGGCTTAGATTTTAGTGCTTTTTTAGATCCCAAAAATCGTCAACTGCAAATTAGTGATCCCACTCAGACAGCGACCGCTTTATTAGTAAGAGCAACTGACGTTCCGGTTTATGTAGAATATGGTCAGGCCCAATTAGGTATTGTGGGCTATGATTTATTACTAGAAAAAAAACCTGTCGTTGCTAATTTAGTAGATCTAAAATTTGGGTCTTGTCGGATGTCTGTAGCTGTGCCAAAAACAAGTCCATATCAACGTCCAGTTGACTTACCACCTCATGGAAAAGTTGCCTCTAAATTTGTCAATTGTGCCAAAGAATATTTCCGAAGTTTAGACTTACCCGTAGAAATTATACCCCTTTATGGTTCTGTGGAATTAGGTCCCATTACAGGGATGTCTGAAGCAATTGTTGACTTAGTTTCTACGGGAAAAACCTTAAGAGAAAATGGTTTAATTGAAATTGATACTCTCTTTGAAAGTACCTCTCGTTTAATTGCTCATCCCTTAAGTTATCGCCTCAATTTAGATAATCTTAATAATTGGGTAGAAAAAGTTAGAACAAGTGTAATTAATCAGCCCTAA
- the fmt gene encoding methionyl-tRNA formyltransferase has protein sequence MEVIFFGTPEFAVPTLQRLIDQPNIKVIGVVTQPDKRRGRGSQLIPSAIKKLAFKHDIPVWQPKKIKKHQDTLYALKNAQADAFIVVAYGQILSPEILAMPKLGCINVHGSILPKYRGAAPIQWCLYHGEAETGITTMLMDEGMDTGAMLLKAYTPIDLLDNAHQIAEKLAEQGADLLIETLGKLEQSKINPIPQNDSEATYASLIKKEDYLINWSRSAREIHNQIRGFYPNCVTPFRDGFVKIMATFPLIEAYYSQLPDDLKALINLTNIHYNTAQNPGEVVSIIKNFGPVIQTGEGFLLLREVQRSGKRPQLGQDFVNGSHLLIGESLGVSIINN, from the coding sequence ATGGAAGTTATTTTTTTTGGAACCCCAGAATTTGCTGTCCCGACTTTACAACGATTAATTGATCAGCCTAATATTAAGGTAATAGGAGTGGTAACTCAACCCGATAAACGACGGGGACGGGGTAGTCAATTAATCCCCTCAGCCATTAAAAAATTAGCTTTCAAGCATGATATTCCCGTCTGGCAACCTAAAAAAATCAAAAAGCATCAAGACACCCTTTATGCTCTTAAGAATGCTCAAGCGGATGCTTTTATTGTAGTAGCCTATGGACAAATTTTATCCCCCGAAATATTAGCCATGCCAAAACTGGGATGTATTAACGTTCATGGCTCAATTTTGCCCAAATATCGGGGTGCGGCCCCTATTCAATGGTGTCTTTATCATGGGGAAGCAGAAACGGGTATTACAACGATGCTGATGGATGAAGGAATGGACACAGGGGCCATGTTATTAAAAGCTTATACCCCAATTGATTTATTAGATAATGCTCATCAAATTGCAGAAAAATTAGCTGAACAAGGAGCGGATTTACTGATAGAAACTTTAGGAAAACTTGAACAAAGTAAGATTAATCCTATACCTCAAAATGATAGTGAAGCAACTTATGCTTCCTTGATTAAAAAAGAAGATTATCTTATTAATTGGTCAAGGTCAGCTAGAGAAATTCATAATCAAATTAGAGGATTTTATCCTAATTGTGTGACACCATTTAGAGATGGTTTTGTCAAAATCATGGCAACTTTTCCCCTTATTGAAGCTTATTATTCCCAACTTCCTGATGACTTAAAAGCTTTAATTAACCTAACAAATATACATTATAATACAGCACAAAATCCCGGAGAAGTTGTTAGTATTATCAAAAATTTTGGACCGGTTATTCAAACAGGAGAAGGATTTCTATTATTACGAGAAGTTCAACGTTCTGGTAAACGTCCACAATTAGGTCAAGATTTTGTTAACGGGAGTCATTTACTAATTGGAGAATCATTAGGGGTTTCAATAATTAATAATTAA
- a CDS encoding pyridoxamine 5'-phosphate oxidase family protein: MPRKFTEIAFTPAVKEAQEKRGSRQIYAKFEQHGPDNDTVTPEIAQFIANLDGFYFGTVSSNGYPYIQFRGGNPGFLKVLSEKTVCFPDFRGNVQYITVGNLAENYKAFLFLMDYRHRQRLKIWGKARYIEGDKALIEKVRDHNDDTEIERVIVFDIEAWNWNCPQHIPVRYSQEEVDTLQAKITELEKIIADFNQ; this comes from the coding sequence ATGCCTCGCAAATTCACAGAAATTGCCTTTACCCCTGCTGTTAAGGAAGCACAAGAAAAACGAGGGTCACGACAAATTTATGCTAAGTTTGAACAACACGGCCCCGATAACGATACAGTCACTCCAGAAATTGCCCAATTTATTGCTAATTTGGATGGTTTTTATTTCGGAACCGTGAGTTCTAATGGTTATCCCTATATTCAGTTTCGGGGAGGAAACCCAGGATTTCTCAAGGTTTTATCGGAAAAAACTGTTTGTTTTCCTGATTTTAGAGGTAATGTTCAATATATCACCGTTGGCAACCTTGCAGAAAATTACAAAGCGTTCCTCTTTTTAATGGACTATCGTCATCGTCAACGGTTGAAAATTTGGGGCAAAGCCAGATATATTGAAGGAGATAAAGCTTTAATTGAAAAAGTTAGAGATCATAACGATGATACCGAAATTGAACGCGTTATTGTCTTTGATATTGAAGCTTGGAATTGGAATTGTCCCCAACATATCCCTGTTCGTTATTCCCAAGAAGAAGTTGACACATTGCAAGCTAAAATTACTGAATTAGAAAAAATTATTGCTGATTTTAATCAATAA
- a CDS encoding glutathione S-transferase family protein, producing MIKLYGHELSGNSYKVKLLLCLLKLDFEWIKVDLMQGAHKAPEFLQLNPFGQVPVLIDDNQIISDAQAILVYIARQYGGEEWLPLDAVSLSQVVRWLSTTAGEVRQGPENARLYYLFNATTINIERATQKSEFILTQLNNHLKERQWLEFERPTIADIAVFPYVALAADGKIDLAPYPNVLAWIERVKQLSGYVPMLGL from the coding sequence ATGATTAAACTTTACGGTCACGAACTATCTGGTAATAGCTACAAAGTTAAACTTTTGTTATGCTTGTTAAAGCTTGATTTTGAGTGGATTAAAGTGGATTTAATGCAAGGAGCGCACAAAGCACCCGAATTTCTGCAACTTAATCCTTTTGGTCAAGTCCCTGTTTTGATTGACGACAATCAGATTATTAGCGATGCTCAAGCCATTTTAGTCTATATAGCTCGTCAATATGGGGGTGAAGAATGGCTTCCTTTGGATGCAGTTTCCTTGAGTCAAGTTGTGCGTTGGTTGTCTACCACAGCAGGAGAAGTACGCCAAGGACCAGAAAACGCTAGATTATACTATCTATTTAACGCTACGACCATTAATATTGAGCGCGCAACTCAAAAATCTGAATTTATTTTAACTCAACTCAATAATCATCTTAAAGAACGTCAATGGTTAGAATTTGAACGTCCTACCATTGCTGATATCGCCGTTTTTCCCTATGTGGCTTTAGCGGCTGATGGTAAGATTGATTTAGCCCCCTATCCCAATGTATTAGCCTGGATTGAACGGGTTAAGCAATTATCCGGTTATGTTCCCATGTTAGGACTGTAA
- a CDS encoding fatty acid desaturase family protein, whose protein sequence is MADARFDEISIQSSLKVTRDETVDSERNFERSPKRAVAYLSPQQVFSSEGLTELNQPSNLKGILQLLGHLAVMVGSGYIWLNQDNLGLKIPALIIYGFTLATMFAALHECVHRTAFANNRLNDIVAWFAGLLSFYNSTFYRRYHKWHHRYTRIRDKDPELTDLTPTNLGEYLWVISGIPWWIGKVQTHYLCATGQMEDLPYIQETARGEIQRSVQLQLLTYLGAIIVSIYYQQPWFVLFWLLPLAMGQPLLRFILLAEHTACTFDANPFANTRTTLTAIPLRFLMWNMPFHAEHHFCPSIPFHALGKAHQKLQPHLCYVERGYINVNLGVVKNNTHKEIR, encoded by the coding sequence ATGGCTGATGCTAGATTTGACGAAATTTCAATCCAATCATCCCTCAAGGTGACAAGAGACGAAACTGTTGATTCAGAACGAAACTTTGAGCGTTCCCCAAAAAGAGCAGTAGCTTATCTGTCTCCCCAACAAGTCTTTTCGAGTGAAGGATTGACGGAACTCAATCAACCATCCAATCTCAAAGGAATCCTGCAACTACTTGGACATTTAGCCGTCATGGTAGGTAGTGGATATATTTGGCTGAATCAGGACAATTTAGGGCTTAAGATTCCGGCCTTAATAATCTACGGATTTACGCTTGCGACCATGTTTGCCGCTTTACATGAATGCGTTCACCGCACTGCCTTTGCCAACAATCGTCTTAACGACATAGTGGCTTGGTTCGCAGGTTTACTATCCTTTTACAATAGCACGTTCTATCGTCGCTACCACAAATGGCATCACCGCTATACTCGTATTCGAGATAAAGACCCCGAACTTACTGATCTCACACCCACTAACCTGGGTGAATATCTTTGGGTAATAAGCGGCATTCCTTGGTGGATAGGTAAGGTGCAAACCCATTATCTTTGCGCTACAGGACAGATGGAAGATTTGCCCTATATTCAGGAAACCGCGAGAGGGGAAATTCAGCGTTCAGTACAGTTACAACTATTAACCTATTTGGGCGCGATCATCGTCTCAATATATTACCAACAACCTTGGTTTGTTTTGTTTTGGCTATTGCCTCTAGCTATGGGACAACCTTTATTAAGATTCATTTTATTGGCAGAACATACAGCTTGCACTTTTGATGCTAATCCTTTTGCCAATACTCGCACGACTTTGACAGCTATACCCCTAAGATTTTTGATGTGGAATATGCCCTTTCATGCTGAACATCATTTTTGTCCTTCGATTCCTTTTCATGCTTTAGGTAAAGCCCACCAAAAATTGCAGCCCCATCTGTGTTACGTTGAACGCGGCTATATCAATGTTAACTTAGGTGTTGTTAAGAATAATACCCACAAAGAAATTCGATAA